The proteins below come from a single Papaver somniferum cultivar HN1 chromosome 11, ASM357369v1, whole genome shotgun sequence genomic window:
- the LOC113324952 gene encoding uncharacterized protein LOC113324952 → MTQTCFRTGHIARFFNYTNIALIPKVPLDELVTKYSPIGFCNFVYKILSKTLANRLKPFMNNIISQQQSAFIQKRSISNNILLANEAIYEVNHHDKVDGITATKLDMFKAYDKLE, encoded by the coding sequence ATGACACAAACTTGTTTTAGAACTGGTCACATAGCAAGATTTTTTAATTACACCAATATAGCTCTCATTCCTAAAGTTCCCCTTGATGAACTTGTTACCAAATACAGTCCAATAGGGTTCTGTAATTTTGTTTATAAAATTCTTTCTAAAACTCTTGCCAACAGACTGAAACCTTTTATGAATAATATTATATCCCAACAGCAAAGTGCCTTCATCCAAAAGAGGAGTATTTCTAATAATATTCTGCTGGCTAATGAGGCTATATATGAGGTTAACCATCATGATAAAGTTGATGGTATAACTGCTACAAAGTTAGACATGTTTAAAGCTTATGATAAGCTGGAGTGA
- the LOC113320212 gene encoding serine/arginine repetitive matrix protein 2-like gives MNRSFIRPIQQENQTMRSNFGNNNNTVMIQKKKKKEDNEEELALFLEMRKREKDRSNLLNSGGQSLGSKLENSPIYKIVSSARPRKADEFLNSENDKSDYDWLITPPRTPLFPSLEMDAERNAINRLGLGTPKARQTSLKSKLANSQVEIGARGNPAFRQQPPSSPGLHFSSAGTRRPASSGGRLSTASRPATPTRQPTLSLTANTSRPSTPTSRPTLPASKSMALSGRFSNPSARSSTPTSRMTAPPSKSVSRSATPTRRPSATSCLLVPRSMTPTRRPSTPSKVSSVSAPLSRSSSVSKSGPTTTRNPVPARGSSPTVKSRPWKLLEMPGFSLEAPPNLRTSVPERPASASRGRPQAPNVRSSVECGSNGRPRRQSCSPSRGRAPNSGIHSYGSSAHAVSQARYKGTDNPNPVLSGTKMVDRVVNMRRPAPTKQDDLRTGNNPVRKSSPSLDGSNFGRSLSGKSLDMAMRHMDIKRSVSGSSLRPKMTSIPASSLYSVRSGPARTRTLSMSDSPITTCSTASSEQSVNNATFCLYDSELEDDLNSERGGRFYAASLQGR, from the exons ATGAATCGAAGTTTCATCAGGCCAATACAACAGGAAAATCAAACAATGAGGAGCAATtttggaaacaataataatactgtgatgatacagaagaagaagaagaaggaggataatgaagaagagctTGCTTTGTTCCTCGAGATGCGTAAACGAGAGAAAGATCGAAGCAATCTTCTGAACTCTGGTGGTCAATCTCTAG GGTCTAAACTTGAAAACTCACCGATATACAAGATTGTGTCATCTGCACGGCCACGAAAAGCTGACGAATTTTTGAACTCGGAGAATGATAAGAGTGATTATGATTG GCTTATTACACCTCCTCGCACTCCTCTTTTTCCTTCATTGGAGATGGACGCGGAGAGAAATGCGATAAATCGGCTCGGACTCGGCACTCCCAAGGCTCGTCAAACTTCATTGAAGTCTAAG CTAGCGAACTCCCAGGTGGAGATTGGTGCTAGGGGAAATCCAGCATTCAGGCAGCAACCACCTTCATCCCCTGGCTTGCACTTTTCCAGCGCAGGGACTCGGAGGCCAGCATCATCAGGGGGGAGACTATCAACTGCATCTAGACCTGCAACACCTACGAGACAGCCCACGTTATCTTTAACTGCTAACACTTCGAGACCTTCCACACCTACTTCAAGGCCAACTTTACCAGCCTCAAAGTCAATGGCTCTTTCAGGTAGGTTCTCAAACCCTTCTGCTAGATCTTCTACACCCACGTCTAGAATGACAGCACCACCATCCAAATCTGTATCAAGATCAGCAACACCAACTCGGCGACCGTCAGCCACGTCGTGTTTATTAGTACCAAGATCAATGACACCAACTAGGAGACCGTCAACCCCATCAAAAGTATCCAGTGTGTCAGCTCCTCTTAGCAGGTCTTCTTCTGTTAGCAAATCAGGTCCCACAACAACAAGGAATCCAGTACCAGCAAGGGGAAGTTCACCAACTGTTAAATCCAGACCATGGAAGCTCTTAGAGATGCCTGGTTTCTCACTCGAAGCTCCCCCAAATTTAAGGACTTCAGTTCCCGAAAGGCCGGCTTCTGCATCAAGGGGAAGGCCTCAAGCTCCTAATGTTCGATCCTCTGTTGAGTGTGGGTCAAATGGTCGACCAAGAAGACAATCATGTTCTCCTTCGAGAGGGCGAGCTCCAAATAGTGGTATCCACAGCTATGGTAGCTCTGCTCATGCAGTCAGTCAGGCACGTTATAAGGGTACTGACAATCCAAACCCAGTTTTGAGTGGAACCAAGATGGTTGATAGAGTAGTAAACATGCGAAGACCGGCACCCACGAAGCAAGATGATCTGCGCACCGGTAATAATCCAGTTCGAAAGTCATCTCCATCCCTGGATGGCTCAAATTTTGGGAGATCACTTTCGGGAAAATCTTTAGATATGGCGATGAGACATATG GACATAAAGCGAAGTGTTTCAGGTAGTAGCTTACGCCCAAAAATGACAAGTATCCCAGCATCATCTTTATACAGCGTAAGATCAGGACCAGCAAGAACCAGAACTCTTAGTATGTCAGACTCTCCTATTACCACATGCAGTACTGCTAGTTCTGAGCAGAGCGTCAACAATGCTACATTTTGCCTGTATGATAGTGAACTAGAAGATGATCTTAATAGTGAAAGAGGAGGGCGATTCTACGCCGCCAGCTTGCAAGGTAGATAA